From the genome of Candidatus Angelobacter sp.:
TCCGCGACAAAAATAGTCAAAAATAATTTTCTAATCCTCCATTCCGAGTTTAGCCTCGGTTGACCAACAACCGCTGCATTGGGTGGTTTTGTTCGGTTTCTGAGCCATGCGAGTCGGCATTCTTACACGCGGCGAGGTGGAGGATCTGGACCGGGCGCAACGCCTGGGCTTCCGGTCCATGGAGTGGATGTGTTTCCATGACAGTCCGGCCGGGCCGGGCCACGCGGACTGGAAACCGTTCGCCGAAAAGTTCGCGGCCGACGCCAGGGCGCGCGACATCCGCGTTTCGGCCATCGGAGCGCTCTATCAAAACCCGCTTGCCCCGAAACAAACCGAATTTGCCCGAGCCGCGTTCCGGCGGGCCATCGACGTGGCGGCGCACATCGGCGTGAACACGGTCGCCGGATTCGCGGGCGCGATCATTGAAACCGAGCAGGACGATCGGGGCGGTCACGTCGTTTACAAGCCGTTCGAGAATTATCTGCCGCAACTGCTCGCGTTTTGGGAGCCGTTGGCAAATTTCGCCGCGGAAAAAGGCGTGCGAATCGCCTTCGAGCATTGTCCACAGGGGGCGTATCACCTGCCGTTGATGAACTACAACATGCTCGGCCAGCCGGCGATGTGGGAGCGGTTGTTCAATGCGACGAAGTGCGAGAACCTCGGCATCGAATGGGACGCGAGCCATCTGCTCTGCCAGTTCATCGATCCCGTCGCGAACATCCACAAGTTCGGACGGAAAATTTTTCACGTTCACGCGAAGGACGCCTACATCAACCGGTCCCTGCTCGAAACGTACGGCATCTGCCATCCCGGCGTGGCGGAACACCGCTTCCCCGGTTTCGGACAGGCGGACTGGGCGGAAATCATCCACGCGCTACTGCGCTCCGGATATGATTCGGATCTGAACATCGAAGGCCGGCATGATCCGGTGTTTCGCGACCACGGCGCGAACGACGGCACGCCGCTCGCGGGAATCCAACTCGAAGAGGCCGGTTTGTTGGCTGCCAAAAAAACTTTGAAGCAATACGTCGGGGAACTCTGACGCGGGGGTGGAGCAATAAAATGAAGGAAAGCCGACGAAAAGCGGCGGGCGCGAAACTGACGCAAAAGGCGTTCAACAAATCTCCTGCTCGACAGAAGGCGAATCCGGGCGCAGAGTGACCGCGTTATATGGAAACGATTACCGAGAACGAGGCCATCCTGCAAAAGACAAGAGAGCTTTGCCAGGCGATCATCGTCGAGCTTGATTTCCAGACGATCCGCCGGCAAGTGGACGCCTTTCTGGCGGACGAAGGCGTCAAGGCGCAATACCAGGATTTGAGCGATCGCGGCGCGATGTTGCAGCACAAACAACAGACGGGCGCGCCGCTCGACATGACGGAGATCGCGGATTTCGAGAAGCGGCGCGAGTCATTCCTTGGCAACCCGGTCGCCAAAGGGTTTCTTGACGCCCAACAGATAATGCACCAGGTGCAGGAATCCGTCAGCCAGTACGTCGCTAAAACATTCGAGCTGGGCCGCCTGCCGCTGGCGGAGGATTTCGACCACGGTTCATGCGGACACGGATGCGGTTGCAGCCATTGATTGGCGGTTCGCCGCGCGCGGCCGACACAGGGGAATTTCTCCTTGCCCCGTTTCGTTTCGTGGTTTAGCCATTACCCATGCCTAGAACAGTCATCTCGCGACGCCATTTTCTTTGTTCCTCTGCCGTGACGGCCACGACTTTGCTCGTTGCACCGGCTTTTTTGCGCGCCAAATCACTCAACGAGAAACTCAACATCGGCCTCATCGGCGTGGGCAACAAAGGCGCCGAGAATCTCAGGGGCGTTTCGGTCGAAAACATCGTTGCGCTTTGCGACATCGACGAAAACTTCCTCAATGCGGCGGCACAAAAAGTTCCGGGCGCGAAAAGGTATCGCGACTTTCGAAAGATGCTCGAGCAACGGGACCTTGACGCTGTTGTGGTCACGATTCCAGACCACAACCACGCTGTCGCCGCGATGGCTGCCCTCAAACTCGGCAGGCACGTCTATTGTGAAAAGCCCCTCACCCATGACATCTACGAAGCGCGCCAGCTCGCGCTGGCCGCGCGCGAACACAAGGTCGCCACCCAGATGGGCAACGGCGGACACGCGAGCGAGTCGCTCCGCTCGGCGGTGGAATGGGTGCAGGCTGGTGTCATCGGCGAAGTGCGCGAGGTGCATGCGTGGTCGAATCGGCCAATCTGGCCGCAGGGCATCACGCGGCCGACGGACACTCCTCCCGTCCCCGCGAGCATCGACTGGGACCTCTGGATAGGGAGCGCGCCGATGCGGCCCTATCATCCCGCGTATCACCCGTTCAAATGGCGCGGGTGGTGGGATTTCGGCACGGGCGCGCTCGGCGACATGGGCTGCCACATCATTGACGCCGCGTTCTGGGCGCTCAACCTCGGCCATCCTGAAAGCGTTGAAACCGAATCGTCGCCGGTAAACAACGAAACCGCGCCAAGCTGGTCTGTCGTGCATTATCAGTTCCCGGCCCGCGGTTCGTTGCCGCCGGTGAAACTGACCTGGCACGACGGCGGCAAGCTGCCTCCGCGCGAGCTGCTCGACCTCGCCGACGGCGAAAAATTCCCGGAGAACGGGTCCGTGTTCATTGGCCAGAAAGGGCGGCTCGTGCTGATGCAGGGAAAAACGGAACTGCTCCCGGAAAATCAATGGAAGGGCTTTCAGCCTCCTTCGAAAAAAATCCCCCGCTCCGCTGGTCATTACGCGGAATGGATCGCGGCGTGCAAGGGCGGGCCTCCGGCTTTCTCCAACTTCGATTATGCCGGCCCACTGACGGAAACGATCCTGCTCGGCAACGTCGCGTTGCGCGCGGGAAAGAAGATCGAATGGGACGGAAAGAACCTGAAGGCGCGCAACGCCCCGGAGGCCGGCCATTTAATCCGCCGCGGGTACCGGAGTGGCTGGAGCTTATAGATTCCGCTGATTCGTTGAAACCTCCCCTGCGGCCGGGACTGGCGGTTGCAACGACGGCGCATTGCGGCGATCAGAGTTGCGCGCCCAACCCGGGTTCTCCCGAAGGAAGCCCGAGCACCCCCGCGACGACCGATAAGTCATTGGTTTCAATTCGGGCCCCCATTCGGTCTCTCAAGAGACGGAAATAGGCGCCATCGATCGTATGACCGCGAGCTGAGAAGAGCACCGGCCTGCCGCCTTGATATTCAACCCGGAGCGGGTAAGTCTGCGAAACTCCTCCCGACGACGGAATAATCAACGTGGCCAGCATAAGCGTCCTGCATTTGACTGGGCGAAACCGTGTGTGATTCATTCTGCCCGGCGGAACCTGTTCTTATTACTCTCACGAAAAACGGAACCTCCTGATGTCGAACAGTCCGGCGACCGGCACCGGACAGGCCGCTGCTACTTTTTCTTCTTCTCCTTTAACTCGTCGAGCTTTCGTTTCGCCAGCGTGTAATCCTGTTTCGCTGATTCCTCCAGCAGTTTCATGCCGGCAGCTCCGTCTTTCTCAACGCCGTCACCGTTGAGGTAACGCAGTCCCAGCTCGTACTGAGCGGATGGGGAGCCTTCTGCAGCGCGCTTTTTTTGAAACTCGATGGTTTTTTTGAGGGTTTCCAGTTTGGCCTTCTCAGGATCGGCGGGCGGTGGCGGCGCAGGAACGGCCGTGTTGGTGTTCGCCGGAACAGGCGCGGGCGGCGTGGGAGCCGGCTTGGGTGCGGGTGCGCGGCTCGCGGACCGCGGGTCGTTGGCCGGAGTAACGACTCTTCGCGTCAATTGCCGGGCCGATTGTGCGCACAGAATTGACGGGACCAGCAGCACGGCGGCAAAGGAAAGCAGAATCGCGAAGATTCTTCTCATAGTGTGGAGAACCTTCCACACCCTTGCCTCGCGGGCAAGATGAA
Proteins encoded in this window:
- a CDS encoding YlbF family regulator, with translation METITENEAILQKTRELCQAIIVELDFQTIRRQVDAFLADEGVKAQYQDLSDRGAMLQHKQQTGAPLDMTEIADFEKRRESFLGNPVAKGFLDAQQIMHQVQESVSQYVAKTFELGRLPLAEDFDHGSCGHGCGCSH
- a CDS encoding Gfo/Idh/MocA family oxidoreductase; translation: MPRTVISRRHFLCSSAVTATTLLVAPAFLRAKSLNEKLNIGLIGVGNKGAENLRGVSVENIVALCDIDENFLNAAAQKVPGAKRYRDFRKMLEQRDLDAVVVTIPDHNHAVAAMAALKLGRHVYCEKPLTHDIYEARQLALAAREHKVATQMGNGGHASESLRSAVEWVQAGVIGEVREVHAWSNRPIWPQGITRPTDTPPVPASIDWDLWIGSAPMRPYHPAYHPFKWRGWWDFGTGALGDMGCHIIDAAFWALNLGHPESVETESSPVNNETAPSWSVVHYQFPARGSLPPVKLTWHDGGKLPPRELLDLADGEKFPENGSVFIGQKGRLVLMQGKTELLPENQWKGFQPPSKKIPRSAGHYAEWIAACKGGPPAFSNFDYAGPLTETILLGNVALRAGKKIEWDGKNLKARNAPEAGHLIRRGYRSGWSL
- a CDS encoding sugar phosphate isomerase/epimerase; translated protein: MRVGILTRGEVEDLDRAQRLGFRSMEWMCFHDSPAGPGHADWKPFAEKFAADARARDIRVSAIGALYQNPLAPKQTEFARAAFRRAIDVAAHIGVNTVAGFAGAIIETEQDDRGGHVVYKPFENYLPQLLAFWEPLANFAAEKGVRIAFEHCPQGAYHLPLMNYNMLGQPAMWERLFNATKCENLGIEWDASHLLCQFIDPVANIHKFGRKIFHVHAKDAYINRSLLETYGICHPGVAEHRFPGFGQADWAEIIHALLRSGYDSDLNIEGRHDPVFRDHGANDGTPLAGIQLEEAGLLAAKKTLKQYVGEL
- a CDS encoding SEL1-like repeat protein; its protein translation is MRRIFAILLSFAAVLLVPSILCAQSARQLTRRVVTPANDPRSASRAPAPKPAPTPPAPVPANTNTAVPAPPPPADPEKAKLETLKKTIEFQKKRAAEGSPSAQYELGLRYLNGDGVEKDGAAGMKLLEESAKQDYTLAKRKLDELKEKKKK